The Peptoanaerobacter stomatis genome includes the window TATTTTTAAGTTGTTTATGCTATAAACATAGTTATCATAAAAACTCACATGTGCGTTATTCACATCTTTATATAAAGATGTTATGTCCGCTCCTGAATTCAAATGAGATTCAAATACATCATTAAAGTCGATTGTATATATCATAAAAGGATTTGTTATCAATATATACTCTTGTCTTGAACGTTTAAAAAAATCTATATTATCATATATGCTGTGTATATTTCCGGCAACTTGCTTTTCATTAAGCTCATATTGATTTGAGAAAATATATAGCCCATCTTGTATTCTGTCCAAATCCCAAGGAGAACCGTCCCCCAAATGGTCATTTAAGGATCTTGTTTTTCTTTGTGCGAATATTCCGACATTGAATATATGTGAATTGGTTATATTTGACAATATGAAGTCTATCATTCTGTATCTTCCTGCTATTGGAAGAGATGCGATAGGTCTATTTTTTGTGAGTTCTCTCATTCTTATATGGTCTTCATTCAGGTCTATTATTGCCATTACATTATTTTTTAGCATTATTCTCACCTCTTACTTCTATATTGTTTCCTAAAGAATATAATTCACCATTTTCATTCAAAGCCTTCGCATTTTCGTGTATAATAACATTTTCTCCTATTATCGCTTTTTTTACAACAGCACCTTTTTTTATAACTGTAGAACTCATTATAACACTGTCCTCCACAACAGCTCCCTCTTCAACTTCAACTTCAGAAAATATTATGGAGTTTTTAACTGTTCCTTTTATCTTTGCTCCGTCAGCTATCATAGAATTTTTTACTATGGCATCTTTTGCTATAAACATCGGAGGTAATGAATGGTTGTGAGAGCGTATTTGCCAGTCGCTGTCAAACAATTTCAATTCATTATCCTTATCCAATAAGTCCATATTTGATTCCCAATATGATGATAATGTTCCTACATCTTTCCAGTATCCTTTAAATTTATAGGAAAACAATTTCTTTCCCTCTGCTAACAGGGATGGGATGATGTCTTGTCCGAAATCGGTTTTATTTCTGTTTTCAATAGATGCTTTTTCAAACTCTTCTTTTAAAAGCTTCCAATTAAATATATAAATTCCCATTGATGCCAAATTGCTCTTAGGGTTTTCCGGTTTTTCTTCAAACTCATAGATACTTCCATCAGGATTTGTATTCATTATACCGAATCGAGGTGCTTCTTCCCAAGGCACTTCTATTACTGCAATAGTAACATCCGCATCATGTTCTTTGTGGAAGTTGAGCATTTTTTGATAATTCATCTTATATATATGGTCTCCTGATAAAACAAGAAGATACTCAGGATTAAAAGAATTTATAAATTCAATATTCTGCTCAATTGCATGAGCAGTACCTTTATAAAAGTTCTGTTCCTTTTCACTCATATAAGGAGGTAATATATATGCACCACCGTCACGTCTGTTAAGTCCCCAAGATGTACCTATCCCTATATGATTATGTAACTCAAAAGGCTTGTATTGTGTAAGTATGCCGACAGCATCAATGTTTGAATTAGCACAGTTGGATATTACAAAATCTATCACCCTATATTTTCCACCGAAGGGAACGGCCGGTTTTGCAAGATTTTCAGTAAACATTTTCAGCCTACTGCCTTGACCGCCTGCCAAAATCATTGCTATAATTTCTTTTTTATTCATAAGAACCTCCCTAAAAAATTTTATAATGTCTTTTAAATTTACCTTTTATTCTTTTGATTTAATGGTGAAATAATAATTGTGACGTAATAAAAAGGCTGGGAACATAGTTGTTTTTCAGTATAAAAATACAAATAATCAAGAAATTGAAAAATAAAATTATTTTATTTTTATATTATGTATAATTGTACCAAAAAAAACATTTTTATTAAAGTATTATTTTAATAAAAAATTATTATAACCTATGATATCTTGCATAAATTCTATAATTTCAGCCTAACAATATAATTTACAAAACTTAGATAAAAAAATAATTAGTTTATTTTTTAATTCCTCATTCACCATAAGTTTCCTAAATCTCATTTCAAATGAGATTTTAATTTCTTTTTCAATTAGAAATTTTATAAGTTTGCTACTAATGTCCCAATAAATTCATGTTTATATAATAATCAATTATCTTTGTCGATGTGTAATAAATAAAAATAAATAAGAGATAGACAGAATAAAATAATATTGATATAATAACACATATAAAATTTAAATCTTATAATTTTATAAAAATAAACATTGTATAATCTATGTCGACAAATTGCGATATTATACTTTACTTTTTGCAGTGTATAAAATAACACCTACTATAAAATAACCATATTGGAATGTAAATTATCGGCAAAAACCGGGTTTCGCAAGACTTCGTTAGTTACTATAAAATAACCATATTGGAATGTAAATTCCCATACATCCTGTATTTTAAGTGAACATAATCACACTATAAAATAACCATATTGGAATGTAAATGAGCATTGCCTCTTGGATATGATGCTAAATACGTAAACTATAAAATAACCATATTGGAATGTAAATTAGACATACCAAGGATGAATTTGGCGAAAGTGAAATCAACTATAAAATAACCATATTGGAATGTAAATTTTTGTGCTTTAAAAAGTTCTCTTCTTCTCATTTGATACTATAAAATAACCATATTGAAATGTAAATGAGTAGCTCTGCCGCCTTTAATCTCTCTTTTTCATCACTATAAAATAACCATATTGGAATGTAAATGATGATGTAGATGAGGAGTGATAGAAAATGCTAACTCCACTATAAAATAACCATATTGGAATGTAAATTTGTACACCTCTTATAATATATCTTTAATATCATTCCAAACTATAAAATAACCATATTGGAATGTAAATACTGTAAACTCAACAGATTTGCCAATTGCAGATGCACTATAAAATAACCATATTGGAATGTAAATTTCTGTAATCTAGCACTTAGAGTTTCTATTGGTTCAAACTATAAAATAACCATATTGGAATGTAAATATAACATCTTATCAATCCCCCTTATTTTATTATAATATACTATAAAATAACCATATTGGAATGTAAATGAGTTTATAGACAGCAGTATAACACCTAAATTTGTGACTATAAAATAACCATATTGGAATGTAAATGTATATCTAATTTTGGACTTTGCTCCATTTTAAGAAACTATAAAATAACCATATTGGAATGTAAATAGTGATTTGAATTTATCTAAATTAACCACAGCTACATACTATAAAATAACCATATTGGAATGTAAATTTTTGTATTTACTATCTCTTTTATAGCTCTATTATCAACTATAAAATAACCATATTGGAATGTAAATTAACAATCTTTTTAACTGTGTTAATGGATATATAGACTATAAAATAACCATATTGGAATGTAAATCAATAAAACCAATACCAACAGGAAATATAACGCTTGCAACTATAAAATAACCATATTGGAATGTAAATTCT containing:
- a CDS encoding glucose-1-phosphate adenylyltransferase, with amino-acid sequence MNKKEIIAMILAGGQGSRLKMFTENLAKPAVPFGGKYRVIDFVISNCANSNIDAVGILTQYKPFELHNHIGIGTSWGLNRRDGGAYILPPYMSEKEQNFYKGTAHAIEQNIEFINSFNPEYLLVLSGDHIYKMNYQKMLNFHKEHDADVTIAVIEVPWEEAPRFGIMNTNPDGSIYEFEEKPENPKSNLASMGIYIFNWKLLKEEFEKASIENRNKTDFGQDIIPSLLAEGKKLFSYKFKGYWKDVGTLSSYWESNMDLLDKDNELKLFDSDWQIRSHNHSLPPMFIAKDAIVKNSMIADGAKIKGTVKNSIIFSEVEVEEGAVVEDSVIMSSTVIKKGAVVKKAIIGENVIIHENAKALNENGELYSLGNNIEVRGENNAKK